The DNA window ACACCCAGGGCGGCGAAACCGCCGTGCAGATGCTGCTGACGGCGCTGCCGCTCGGCAAGCTGTTCCTGGCCGCCTATCTGTTCATCATGATTATTTTCCTGGCTTCGCACATGGACGCGGTGGCCTACACCATGGCCGCCACCAGCACCCGCAACCTGCAGGAGGGGCAAGATCCCAGCCCGATGCTGCGCCTGTTCTGGTGCGTGGTGATCACCCTGATCCCGCTGTCGATCCTTTTCACCGGCGCCTCGCTGGACACCATGAAAACCACGGTGATCCTGACCGCGCTGCCGTTCCTGCTGGTGCTGCTGGTGAAAACCTACGGCTTTGCCCGCTGGCTGAAGCAGGACTACGCGGCCATTCCGGCTCACCAGATCGAAAGCAGCGCGCCGGCTCTGCCCGAGGCGCCGCCGGCCGCCGAACTCTCCGCTCCATCGTCGTATCAACCGCGCCCTATGGCGAAATGACAATAAGAAAAGAGGAAGGTTAACTTATGAGCACTCTGATCCCTGAATTTACCTTACCGAAAGATTTCTGCGCCGACGCCCGCGAGGCTTACACCATTCCGGCCCGGTTCTATACCCACCAGGCAGCGTTCGAGCACGAAAAAGAGCAGGTGTTCGCCACCAGCTGGATTTGCGTGGCGCACCGCAGCGAGCTCGCCGAACCGAACGACTACATCACCCGCGAGATCATCGGTGAAAACATTCTGGTGGTGCGTGGCCGCGACAAAGTGCTGCGCGCCTTTTACAACGTCTGCCCGCACCGCGGCCACCAGCTGCTGGCGGGCGACGGCCGGGCGAAAAACGTCATCACCTGCCCTTATCACGCCTGGGCGTTCAAGCTGGACGGCGAACTGGCGCACGCGCGCAACTGCGAAAACGTGCAGAACTTCGATAAGGAAAACTCGCACCTGATGCCGGTGCGGGTCGAAGAGTACGCCGGGTTTATTTATGTCAATCTGGACTCGCAGGCCGGCACGGTGGAAGACCAGCTGCCGGGCCTCGGCGCCAAAGTGCGCGAAGCCTGCCCGCAGGTCGACGATCTCAAGCTGGCGGCGCGCTTCGTCACCCGTACCCCGGCCAACTGGAAGAACATCGTCGACAACTACCTCGAGTGCTACCACTGCGGCCCGGCACACCCCGGCTTCGCCGACTCGGTGCAGGTCGACCGCTACTGGCACACCCTGCACGGCAACTGGACGCTGCAGTTCGGCTACGCCCGCCCTTCCGAGCAGTCGTTCAAGTTTGAAGAGGGTAAAGAAGCCAGCTTCCACGGCATTTGGCTGTGGCCGTGCACCATGTTCAACATGCCGCCGCTGGAAGGCATGATGACGGTGATCTATGAGTTCCCGGTCGATGCAGAAACCACCCTGCAGCACTACGACATCTACTTCACCAACGCCGATTTGAGCGACGAGCAGCTCAAACTGATCGACTGGTACCGCGACGTGTTCCGCCCGGAAGATTTGCGGCTGGTGGAGAGCGTGCAAAAAGGCCTCAAATCGCGCGGCTATCGCGGCCAGGGGCGCATCATGGCCGACGGCGCCGGCAGCGGCGTCAGCGAACACGGCATCGCCCACTTCCACAACCTGCTGGCGCAGGTTTATCAACCCTGATGCGACGGGGCCCACGGGCCCCCTCCCCCTGACTTGTGAGGTTCTTTGTGAATATTTCCGATCGGGCGCTATTCCGCCAACAAGCCTACATCAACGGGCAATGGCGCGATGCCGACAACCAGGAAACCCTGCCGGTGAGCGATCCCGCCACCGGCCAACTCATCGGCAGCGTGCCCAACATGGCGACGGCCGAAACCCAACGGGCGATCGACGCCGCCCAGCAAGCGCTGGAAGGCTGGCGCGCGCTGCCGGCACAGCAACGCGCGCAGCTGCTGCGCCGCTGGTTCGAACTGATGCTGGAACACCAGCAGGATCTGGCCAGCCTGATGACGCTGGAGCAAGGCAAGCCGCTGGCGGAGTCGCTGGGCGAGATCCGCTACGCCGCCTCCTTTATCGAATGGTTCGCCGAACAGGCCAAGCGCACCAATGGCGACATCATTCCCTCGCCGAGCGGCGATAAGCGCCTGATGGTGCTGAAGCAGGGCATCGGCGTGTGCGCGGCGATCACGCCCTGGAACTTCCCGGCGGCGATGATCACCCGCAAGGCCGCGCCGGCGCTGGCGGCCGGCTGCACGCTGGTGGTCAAACCCGCCAACGAAACCCCTTACTCGGCGCTGGCGATGGCCGAGCTGGCCGAGCGCGCCGGCATTCCCGCCGGGGTGCTCAACGTGGTGACCGGCAACTCGCAGGCGATCGGCGCCGAGCTGACCGGCCACCCGCAGGTGCGCAAGCTGAGCTTTACCGGCTCCACGCCGGTGGGCAGGCTGCTGATGCGCCAGAGCTCGGACACCATCAAGAAAGTGTCGCTGGAGCTGGGCGGCAACGCGCCGTTCATCGTGTTTGACGATGCGGACATCGATGCCGCGGTGGAAGGCGCGCTGATCGCCAAATACCGCAACGCCGGGCAGACCTGCGTTTGCGTCAATCGGTTCTACGTGCAGCGCGGCGTTTACCCACAGTTCGCCGAGAAGTTTGTCGCCCGCGTGGCGGCGCTGCAGGTCGGCAACGGCTTCGAACCCGGCGTACAGATCGGCCCGCTGATCAACCGCAAGGCGCGCGACAAGGTGCTGGAGCTGCTCGATGACGCGCTGAGCAAAGGCGCTCAGGTGCTGACCGGTGCCACGCCGCACGCGCTGGGCGGCAATTTCTTCACGCCGACGGTGCTGGGCGACGTGCAGCCTGGCTCGCTGCTGCTGGAAGAAGAGATTTTTGGCCCGGTCGCGCCGCTGGTGGTGTTCGATGACGAAGCCGAGGCGATCCGCCAGGCCAACGACACCATCTACGGCTTGGCCGCCTACTTCTACACCCGCGATGCGGCGCGCATCTGGCGCGTTTCGGAGCGGCTGGAGTACGGCATGGTCGGCATCAATACCGGCCTTATCTCCAACGAGGTAGCCCCGTTCGGCGGGGTGAAGCAGTCGGGTCTGGGGCGTGAAGGCTCAGAATACGGCATCGAAGACTATCTGGAGCTCAAATACCTGTGCCAGGCGGTATAACTTTTTCATGCGCGGGGACGCCCGCGCTTTGGAGCCAATGAATGACCAGCTATCAGATGCTTGATGTTCGCGTCGTCGACATCGAACCCGTCACCACACAGGTCAAGCGCTTTACCCTGGCGGATCCGCAAGGCCGGCCACTGCCCGCCTTCAGCGGCGGCAGCCACATCATCGTGCAAATGCAGGACGGCGATCAGCGTTACAGCAACGCCTATTCGCTGCTGAGCTCACCGTTCGAGCTCGACCGTTACCAGATCGCCGTGCGCCGTGAGTCCCCTTCCAAAGGCGGTTCCGACTTCATGCACGATCGGCTGGCGATCGGTGATACGTTGACAATCAGCACCCCCAATAACCTGTTCGCGCTGGCGCCGGAGGCGCAGCATCACGTGCTGATCGCCGGCGGCATCGGCATCACGCCGTTTATGGCCCATCTGCACGAGCTGCAGCGCAGCGGGCAACGCTATCATCTGCACTACTGCTTCCACAGCGAGGAACACAACGCCTTCCAGCAGCAGCTGACGCAAGCGCCGTTCACCGACAACGTCAGTTGCCATGTCTCCAGCCTTAACGGCCGGTTGGATCTGGCGCGCACGCTGGCCGACGTGGAGCCCGGTGCCCATATCTACGTCTGCGGCCCGGCGGCGCTGAACGAAGCGGTTTACCGGACCGCCGCCGAACTGGGCATCTCCCCCGGTCGCTTGCACAGCGAAGCCTTCGCCGCCGAAGACACGGCGGGCGGTGCCTTTACGCTGGTGCTGGCCCGCTCAGGTATTGAGCTTGAAGTGGCGGAAGACATGACCATCCTGCAGGCGCTGGAAAACAGCAAGGCGGCTAAGGTCGAGTGCCTGTGCCGCGAAGGCATTTGCGGCACCTGCGAAACCCGCATCGTCGAAGGGGAAGCCGATCACCGCGATCAGTATCTCAGTGACGAAGAGCGCGCGGCGCAGCAAACCCTGTTGATCTGCTGCTCACGCGCCAAGGGCAACCGGCTGGTGCTGGATCTGTAAACGGAGCGCCCGCGCCTGCGGGCGTCCTGACTAGGCTTTCGGGAATATCCACAGATGCTCGGCCGGCAGGGAGAGCCGGCACAGCGTCCGATCGCGCGCTTCATGACCATAGGCGCGCACCACGAAATCCTCGGCCACGGTGCGGAACAGGTACTCCCAGCGATCGCCGAGATACATGCTGGTCAACAGCGGCAGCTCAAGCTGGTTGCCCTGCGGATCTTCGCCCAACCGCACGCGCTCCACGCGGATCACCGCCGAGCCCTCTTGGCCAACCTGCACGCCGTCGCCCGCTTTGCCCCACAGCGCCCAATCCTTGCCTTCGATGCGCGCCCGGTCGCCTTCCAGCGCCACGATCTTGCCCGGCAAGCGGTTGTTGCTGCCCATGAACTCGGCGGTGAACAGCGTGGTGGGCGAACCGTACATCTCCTGCGGCGTGCCCTGCTGCTCGATTTTGCCGTTATTGAGCAGCAGGATGCGATCGGAGATGGCCATCGCCTCGTTCTGATCGTGGGTCACCATCAGCGCCGACAGGCCGAGCTTGATGATCAACTCGCGCAGGAATACCCGCGCCTCTTCGCGCAGCTTGGCGTCAAGGTTGGACAGCGGCTCGTCCAGCAGGATCACCGGCGGGTTGTAGACCAGCGCACGCCCGATCGCCACGCGCTGCTGCTGGCCGCCGGAAAGCTGGTGCGGATGGCGCTTGGCCAGATGCCCCAACCCGAGCTGATCCAGCACCGCCTGCACCCGCTGGGTGATTTCCGCCGAGGCGGTCTTACGCAACTTCAGCGGGTAAGCGACGTTCTCAAACACCGTTTTATGCGGCCACAGCGCGTAGGACTGAAACACCAGCCCCAGGTTGCGCTCTTCGGCGGGAATTTCGCTGCGTGCGCTGCCGTTGTACACCGCATTATTGCCGATGACGATCCGGCCCTGGCTCGGTTTCTCCAGCCCGGCCACCGCCCGCAGCAGCGTGGTTTTTCCGCTGCCCGACGGGCCCAGCAGCGAGACCACTTCGCCCCGTTTCAGATCCATCGACACCCCTTTCAGCACCGGATTGTCGCCATAGGTCAAATGCAGATTCTCTACCGAAAGTTCAATCATGTAATTTCACTCCAAAGCGCAAGGCAATCCCCAACCCCAGCACCACCAGCAGGATATTGATGAACGACAGCGCGGCGACGATATCGATAGCGCCCGCGGCCCACAGGGAAACCAGCATCGAGCCGATGGTTTCCGTGCCCGGAGACAGCAGATACACCCCGGTGGAATATTCGCGTTCGAAAATCAGGAACATCAGCAACCAAGAGCCGATCAGGCCGTAGCGCGACAGCGGAATGGTAACGTGGCGGGTGATCTGCCCACGGCTGGCGCCGGCGCTGCGCGCCGCCTCCTCCAGCTCCGGCCCCACCTGCAACAGCGTCGAGGAGATCAGCCGCAGGCCATAAGCCATCCACACCACGGTGTACGCCAGCCAGACGCTGAAGATGGTGCTGCGCAGCGAACGCAACCAGACAATCCAGTTAGCACGCAGCCACTCGGCCATCGGCAGCGCCGACAGCCAACCCTCCTTGAGCGATTTGTCCAGCCACATCGGCAGGAACAGAAACACCCACAGGAACGCCAGACCGGCCAGCAGCCCCGGCACCGCGCGCGGCACCAGCACGCTGTAGTCGAGGAAGCGCGTGGCGCCATCCGGCTTGCGGTGCATGGCGATGCCGATAAACAGGTAGCACGCCACCGCCAGCGCCCCGCCGATTACCCCAATCGCCATTGAGTTGACGATGGCGCGCAGCAGGTTGGGCTGCGCCCAGATGGTGCGGAAAGTGTTGATCGACAGTTCGTCCCAGACTGACACGCCCACGCCCCAGTTGGAGATAAAGGCGCGCAGCACCACGCCGATCAGCGGCACGCCGATGGTCACGGTCAGCCAGAACACCACCACCGCGCCAGCCACCCAGCGCCATTTGCCCAGCGGCAGCGCGCGGGCCTGCGAGGCTTTGCCCTTGACGGTGACGAAACGGTTGGCGGTGCGCATCAGCCGGCGCTGCAGCATCACCAGCGGAATGGTGATGCAGATCAGCACCACCGCCACCGCCGCCATCAGGTGGTAAGACGGCGTGCCCAGCTTGTTGGTCAACTGGTACAGGTAGGTCGCCAGCACCAGGTTGCCTTCCGGATCCCCCAGCACCAACATCAGGCCGAACACTTCCAGCCCGAGAAAGAACAGCAGCACCCCGGCATACAGGATAGACGGCCGCACCATCGGCAGGCTGACGGCGGTCATGACCTGCAGCGGCGTGGCGCCGGCGGTGCGCGCCGCTTCTTCAACGTCCGAACCCACGCTGCGCAGCGCCGAGGAGATGTACAGATACGCGTGGGGCACGTGCGTCAATCCGGCTATCACCACGATGCTGGCCATCGAATAGATGTTCCACGGCACAAAGCCCACCAGCGCCTCCGCCCACAGCGAGAAGAAGCCGACCGGCCCCGCCGCCACCACGTAGCCGAAGCCCAGCACCATCGGCGACACGAAGATCGGCACCAGAATCAGCGGCTCGATGATCCGCCGCCCCGGCAGATCGGTACGCACCATCAAGAAGGCCAAAACGCCGCCGAGCGGGATGGCGATGATTACCAGGCCGAATGCCAGAATAAAGCCGCTTCTCAGCGCTTTGTAGAAATCCGGATCGGTAAAGATGAACTCGAAGGCCTCCAGGCTGAAGACCTTGGAGGGAGAGAAGAACGGTGCCGAGAGGAAGCTTTGAATGATGATAAACGACAGGGGGACATAGATAACCAGCGCGGTTATCAACACCACCAGGCCACGCGGCAGGCTCTGCCACTTTCTGCGCCATGCTTGCATAAATGCTCCCTATGGTTGTAAACGACGACCAAAGGGCGCGCGCCTCTGCGACAGGCGCGCGTCCGAATGCAGTCCCTGTTACTTCGCCGCGGCGGCGCGCCATTGTTTGATGTAATCGAGGCGTTTGGCCGGCTGCAGATATTCCAGCAGGCTGTCGTCGACCGGAATCGGCTTGAGCGCGTTGCCCAACAGCTTGGTCATGCCGTCGATGTCGTTCTTGCCTTCGATATCGTTGCGGATCGAGGGGATATCCGCCTGATTGGCGAGAATATTTTGCCCTTTCTCCGACAGCACATAGTCGAACCACAGCTTGGCGGCGTTAGGGTTGCCGGCCTCTTTGCTGATGAAGCTCACGCGCGACAGCACCAGGGTATAGTCTTTCGGATAGACGATGCCGAGCGACGGGTCGCTCTTGGCGCGGGCCTCGGCGTAAGAACCGAGGATATTGAAGCCGATCAGGTTTTCACCGGAAGAAACGCGCTCCATCATGGTGCCGGTGGAGGATTGCACCGCCAGCCCGCCCTTGGCCACGTCGGCCAGCGTTTTGAAGTAGTTAGGATCGGCCTTGAAGTCCTGCACCGACAGCATGAAGCCGACGCCGGATTTTTCGATATCGTACGTGGTGACTTTCTTCTTGAATTTGTCCGTCTGGCCGGCGATCAGCTTGGCCAGCGCCGCATGCGAATCCGGCACATCGCCTTGCGGGATCAGGCGTTTGTTATAGATAAACACCACCGGCTCATAGGTAGTGCCATACACCTTATCTTGCCATACCGCCCATTTCGGCAACTGAGCCTGCTCGGGGGAGGCGTATTCCTGCGCGTAATCGCCCGCCAGTTTCAAAATGGTGTCCATCGACGAACTCCACACCACGTCGCCGCTGGTGCCGCCGGCCGCCTGCTCGCTGATAAAGCGGTTATACAGTTCGGTGCTGTTCATGTCGTTGTATTCGACCTTGATGCCCGGATACAACGCCTCGAACCCCTGGATCAGCGGCGCCGCCGCCTTGGTGTCGGTGGTCGAGTAAATCACCACCTTGCCTTCTTTCTTCGCGCCGTCGACCCGTTTCTGATAGTCGGCGGGGTAGCCCGCCGGGAAGGCCGCATAGGCGGAAACGGAGCCCAGCAAGGTGATTGCCGCTACGGTCGCGCTGATTTTTTTCATCATCATCATCCATCCCCTGATCACATTTAATAAACCAAAAATTAACATATAGTTAATGAGTGTGACGAGGCAACGGCGTTGCTTTGTTATCTTTCGGTTTTGTGAGGTTGGACGTTTTTCAGCCAATAAAAAAGCCCGGCAGCGCGGGCTTTACGGCACTTCCTGTTGCAGACTATTCGGCCAGGCGAGAGCGCCGCAGCAGGCGAATTCGCTGTACGATGGCGACCCCCAGCAGCGTCAGCACAAACCCTGCCAGCTGCAGCAACGACAGCGCCTCGCCAAACAGCGCGTAAGCCTGCAGCGCCGCCGCCGGCGGCACCAGCAGCATCAGCGCGGTAATGCGAGTCAAGTCGCCGTGGCGCACCATCCAGATAAACAGCGCGGTGCCGCCCAGCGACAACACGCCGGCCGACCACAGCAGCGAGAACCACAGCGTCGGCGAATTATCCCAGGCACCGGAGCCCATCACGGCCGCCAGCACGCCGGTCACGATCGCGGCGCCGAGGTGCTGAATGGCACCTGCCGCCCGCAGATCGGCCGCCGCCAGCGAAGACTTCTGCACCATGATGCCGATCGTCAGCGCAACGATGCTGCCAAACCCCATCAGAATCGGCAACAGCGCCATATTGCCGACGTCGATACCTGTCAGCCGCGGGGAGAGCACCAGCGCAACGCCGATAAAACCGACCGCCAGCCCGGCCCATGAACGCAACCCTATAGGCTTACGCAGCACCAGCGCGAAAATCAGCGCGGTAAACAGCGGCTGCAATCCGCCAATGAGCGACATCACCCCGGCCGCCAGGCCGTTCGCCACCGCCCACCAGCTTGCGGCGAGGTAAACGCCGTTCATCAGCATGCCGGTCAGCAGGTGCATCACGAACTGTCGCCCCTTGGGCCAGGCGCAATGCAGCGCCAGCAGAGCGAATACTGCCGCGGCGATCAAAAAGCGAAAGGTCAGGAAAAGGTTGGGATCGGCATGATCCGCCACCGCCCGCGCGGCAATAAAACCGGTCGACCAAATTAATATCAGGAAAAACGGCGCGATAAATGCCTTTCGCCGATCGCGTTTTTCGCGCTGGGTTATTTCCATATCACTACCTGAAAAAATGCGGCTGATGAATTAATGCGGAACATACTAACCAATTTAACACCGGCTTAACAGCATCGACATCGCCCCCTCAAGCCTGCGCAATGAACACTATTGCGGGAAATAATGACGTTTCAATCTTATATAATTCACCAAGCTTATAATTAATCCCACCACGTTACGATAATGTAAATTAATTGCTACATCAGGTATAACTCCTCCCCTCTTGGCAACATTGTCGGAATAATTCCCCTTTGCTAGCCTTCCTGAAGCCACTTAATTAACTGGACTGACTTATGGCCGAAATCACTGATTTTATGAAACTGGATATGCGTATTGGCGAAATTATTTCCGTGGAATATAACGACAAGGCGTTAAAGCCCGCTTATAAACTGCGCATTGATTTCGGCGAAGAAATTGGCATTAAAAACAGCTCGGCGCAATTATGCGAAAACTATCAGGAAGATGATCTGCTCGGCAAAAAAGTCATCTCCGTCGTTAATTTCCCCGCCAGGCGGGTTGCTGGATTTAAATCCGAAGTGCTGGTACTTGCCGCGGTCACCCGGGATCAAGGCACCGTCTTGCTGAAAACCGATTTCGACGTGGAGATCGGCAGCAAGATTTTATAATCGCCACATCATTCGTGAGGCCACCGAGAAATGCGACAGTTATCCCTGCTTGATGAAGTTAAGAAGGCGTACCAGGAACACCGTTCAGCCTTTATCCCCGGCGCCACCATGCAAGCGATCTTGCTGGCGCTGGGCGCGCGGCCGGAAGATTTCGCCAAGCTGCAGCAGGTCAGCGGCAATCTGGCGGACGATCCCACTCTCCCCTTCCGCAAGTCCAGAAACGGCCGCTTCTGTTTCGACTTCGATCGCGCCCAGATTGAGCGGCTGGAGTTCCAGCCTTTTGTGCTCTCGGTCGAGGAAGACTTCATCCGCTACGATTCGGGAAAGGTGCGCCACTTCCGCGGCATCAACGACGATCTGCAGTTGAATACGGCATTCCAGGCGCTGATGAAATTCAAAGCCTACGTGATCGATGGCGTGAGCGTGACGCCGCGCGCCCGGCTTAATCAGGAGATCAACAAGTTCGTCTGCACGGTGTTCAACCTGCGCACCGTCACCACGCCGCAGATGCTGGGTGAACCGGCGCTGGAAGGCGTGCACAGCGACGGCGTCGACCACACCATGACGACCTTCCTCGGCTGCGACAACATGACCGACGACAGCGCCAAGACCTTTATTCACGATATGCGCGAAACCAGCGGGATCAAATTCGATCGGGCCCGACCGGAATGGATTTTGGGCGAAATACAGCATCGGCATTTCCTCGATACCCTGCTGATTGTCGATCATGAACGCAAACACAGCCTCTCACCGGTGGAAGCGCAGGACAAACGCCGGCATTCGACCCGCGATATGCTGATCTTTTTCACCCGTAAACCGGTCGAAGACGGCCACGTCTCTTTCGCGTATGACTCTTTCAAACCGCATATCGAAATCCCGCTGTCGATAGACATGGTGGCACGCGCGAGCTAACGCGCTACCGGGCCGGCCGCCAGGATTTATCTGTGCGGCCGGTTCACGCCAGGATAAACAGCGCTGTATTAATCAGGTTTTTGTCGCCGAATTATTATATCCTGC is part of the Serratia marcescens genome and encodes:
- a CDS encoding aromatic ring-hydroxylating oxygenase subunit alpha, coding for MSTLIPEFTLPKDFCADAREAYTIPARFYTHQAAFEHEKEQVFATSWICVAHRSELAEPNDYITREIIGENILVVRGRDKVLRAFYNVCPHRGHQLLAGDGRAKNVITCPYHAWAFKLDGELAHARNCENVQNFDKENSHLMPVRVEEYAGFIYVNLDSQAGTVEDQLPGLGAKVREACPQVDDLKLAARFVTRTPANWKNIVDNYLECYHCGPAHPGFADSVQVDRYWHTLHGNWTLQFGYARPSEQSFKFEEGKEASFHGIWLWPCTMFNMPPLEGMMTVIYEFPVDAETTLQHYDIYFTNADLSDEQLKLIDWYRDVFRPEDLRLVESVQKGLKSRGYRGQGRIMADGAGSGVSEHGIAHFHNLLAQVYQP
- a CDS encoding PDR/VanB family oxidoreductase, translated to MTSYQMLDVRVVDIEPVTTQVKRFTLADPQGRPLPAFSGGSHIIVQMQDGDQRYSNAYSLLSSPFELDRYQIAVRRESPSKGGSDFMHDRLAIGDTLTISTPNNLFALAPEAQHHVLIAGGIGITPFMAHLHELQRSGQRYHLHYCFHSEEHNAFQQQLTQAPFTDNVSCHVSSLNGRLDLARTLADVEPGAHIYVCGPAALNEAVYRTAAELGISPGRLHSEAFAAEDTAGGAFTLVLARSGIELEVAEDMTILQALENSKAAKVECLCREGICGTCETRIVEGEADHRDQYLSDEERAAQQTLLICCSRAKGNRLVLDL
- a CDS encoding ABC transporter permease — translated: MQAWRRKWQSLPRGLVVLITALVIYVPLSFIIIQSFLSAPFFSPSKVFSLEAFEFIFTDPDFYKALRSGFILAFGLVIIAIPLGGVLAFLMVRTDLPGRRIIEPLILVPIFVSPMVLGFGYVVAAGPVGFFSLWAEALVGFVPWNIYSMASIVVIAGLTHVPHAYLYISSALRSVGSDVEEAARTAGATPLQVMTAVSLPMVRPSILYAGVLLFFLGLEVFGLMLVLGDPEGNLVLATYLYQLTNKLGTPSYHLMAAVAVVLICITIPLVMLQRRLMRTANRFVTVKGKASQARALPLGKWRWVAGAVVVFWLTVTIGVPLIGVVLRAFISNWGVGVSVWDELSINTFRTIWAQPNLLRAIVNSMAIGVIGGALAVACYLFIGIAMHRKPDGATRFLDYSVLVPRAVPGLLAGLAFLWVFLFLPMWLDKSLKEGWLSALPMAEWLRANWIVWLRSLRSTIFSVWLAYTVVWMAYGLRLISSTLLQVGPELEEAARSAGASRGQITRHVTIPLSRYGLIGSWLLMFLIFEREYSTGVYLLSPGTETIGSMLVSLWAAGAIDIVAALSFINILLVVLGLGIALRFGVKLHD
- a CDS encoding ABC transporter substrate-binding protein encodes the protein MMKKISATVAAITLLGSVSAYAAFPAGYPADYQKRVDGAKKEGKVVIYSTTDTKAAAPLIQGFEALYPGIKVEYNDMNSTELYNRFISEQAAGGTSGDVVWSSSMDTILKLAGDYAQEYASPEQAQLPKWAVWQDKVYGTTYEPVVFIYNKRLIPQGDVPDSHAALAKLIAGQTDKFKKKVTTYDIEKSGVGFMLSVQDFKADPNYFKTLADVAKGGLAVQSSTGTMMERVSSGENLIGFNILGSYAEARAKSDPSLGIVYPKDYTLVLSRVSFISKEAGNPNAAKLWFDYVLSEKGQNILANQADIPSIRNDIEGKNDIDGMTKLLGNALKPIPVDDSLLEYLQPAKRLDYIKQWRAAAAK
- a CDS encoding 2OG-Fe dioxygenase family protein produces the protein MRQLSLLDEVKKAYQEHRSAFIPGATMQAILLALGARPEDFAKLQQVSGNLADDPTLPFRKSRNGRFCFDFDRAQIERLEFQPFVLSVEEDFIRYDSGKVRHFRGINDDLQLNTAFQALMKFKAYVIDGVSVTPRARLNQEINKFVCTVFNLRTVTTPQMLGEPALEGVHSDGVDHTMTTFLGCDNMTDDSAKTFIHDMRETSGIKFDRARPEWILGEIQHRHFLDTLLIVDHERKHSLSPVEAQDKRRHSTRDMLIFFTRKPVEDGHVSFAYDSFKPHIEIPLSIDMVARAS
- a CDS encoding DMT family transporter: MEITQREKRDRRKAFIAPFFLILIWSTGFIAARAVADHADPNLFLTFRFLIAAAVFALLALHCAWPKGRQFVMHLLTGMLMNGVYLAASWWAVANGLAAGVMSLIGGLQPLFTALIFALVLRKPIGLRSWAGLAVGFIGVALVLSPRLTGIDVGNMALLPILMGFGSIVALTIGIMVQKSSLAAADLRAAGAIQHLGAAIVTGVLAAVMGSGAWDNSPTLWFSLLWSAGVLSLGGTALFIWMVRHGDLTRITALMLLVPPAAALQAYALFGEALSLLQLAGFVLTLLGVAIVQRIRLLRRSRLAE
- a CDS encoding NAD-dependent succinate-semialdehyde dehydrogenase; the encoded protein is MNISDRALFRQQAYINGQWRDADNQETLPVSDPATGQLIGSVPNMATAETQRAIDAAQQALEGWRALPAQQRAQLLRRWFELMLEHQQDLASLMTLEQGKPLAESLGEIRYAASFIEWFAEQAKRTNGDIIPSPSGDKRLMVLKQGIGVCAAITPWNFPAAMITRKAAPALAAGCTLVVKPANETPYSALAMAELAERAGIPAGVLNVVTGNSQAIGAELTGHPQVRKLSFTGSTPVGRLLMRQSSDTIKKVSLELGGNAPFIVFDDADIDAAVEGALIAKYRNAGQTCVCVNRFYVQRGVYPQFAEKFVARVAALQVGNGFEPGVQIGPLINRKARDKVLELLDDALSKGAQVLTGATPHALGGNFFTPTVLGDVQPGSLLLEEEIFGPVAPLVVFDDEAEAIRQANDTIYGLAAYFYTRDAARIWRVSERLEYGMVGINTGLISNEVAPFGGVKQSGLGREGSEYGIEDYLELKYLCQAV
- a CDS encoding ABC transporter ATP-binding protein, which codes for MIELSVENLHLTYGDNPVLKGVSMDLKRGEVVSLLGPSGSGKTTLLRAVAGLEKPSQGRIVIGNNAVYNGSARSEIPAEERNLGLVFQSYALWPHKTVFENVAYPLKLRKTASAEITQRVQAVLDQLGLGHLAKRHPHQLSGGQQQRVAIGRALVYNPPVILLDEPLSNLDAKLREEARVFLRELIIKLGLSALMVTHDQNEAMAISDRILLLNNGKIEQQGTPQEMYGSPTTLFTAEFMGSNNRLPGKIVALEGDRARIEGKDWALWGKAGDGVQVGQEGSAVIRVERVRLGEDPQGNQLELPLLTSMYLGDRWEYLFRTVAEDFVVRAYGHEARDRTLCRLSLPAEHLWIFPKA
- a CDS encoding tRNA-binding protein, with product MAEITDFMKLDMRIGEIISVEYNDKALKPAYKLRIDFGEEIGIKNSSAQLCENYQEDDLLGKKVISVVNFPARRVAGFKSEVLVLAAVTRDQGTVLLKTDFDVEIGSKIL